The Rhodothermales bacterium genomic sequence AGATGAAGGCGAAGAACAAGTTCTGGCGGATATTTCGCATGGTCGCCCGGCTCAAGACTCTCGCCCGTACAATCCCGGTCAGATCACCCTTGACCAGCGTCACACCTGCACTCTCCATGGCTACGTCGGTCCCGGTTCCCATGGCAATACCCACTTCGGCTTGCGCCAGAGCGGGAGCATCGTTAACACCGTCTCCGGCCATCGCTACGACGTGACCCTCGCTCTGTAGGCGTTTGACGATCGCGGCCTTCTGCTCGGGCAGAACCTCGGCATCGACTTCATCGATATCGAGCTTCTTCGCCACTGCCTCGGCCGTCGTTCTGCTGTCACCAGTGAGCATGACGACTCGCACACGCTCGCGGTGCAGCTGGGCGATGGCCTCGGGTGTTGTGTCCTTGATCGGATCGGCGACGCCGATGAGTCCGGCAGGGCGACCGTCGATGGCGACGAACATCACCGTCTGCCCATCCCTGCGCAGTTCCTCAGCAAATCCCGTCAACTCGCCAGCATCGGCACCTACATCGACCATGAGAGCCTGGTTACCGAGCGCAACCCGTCGTTCCGCCACCAAGCCCCTGACCCCCTTGCCGGTTATCGACTCGAAGTGGTCCGTATTGACCAGATCGACGCCTCGCTCTTCGGCACCGGTGACAATCGACTCCGCCAATGGGTGTTCGCTGCCACGCTCCAGACTCGCCGCCAGGCGCAGAAGCTCCGATTCATCCCAGCCTTTGACAGCATGAACGGTCATCAACTCCGGCTTTCCCACGGTGAGTGTCCCTGTCTTGTCGACAACCAGTGTGTCGACCTTGCGCAGAGTCTCGATCGCCTCGGCATCACGAAACAGCACTCCGGTCGTGGCGCCCTTGCCGGTAGCCACCATGATCGACATCGGTGTAGCGAGTCCCAGGGCGCACGGACACGCGATGATCAGGACTGCGACTGCGTTAATCAGAGCAAACGCCATGGCTGGTTCTGGCCCGATCAACGCCCACACCGCGAAGGTCACAATCGCGATGACCACGACCGCCGGAACGAAGTAGCCCGCCACGACGTCAGCCAGCTTCTGGATCGGAGCGCGGCTACGCTGGGCCTCCGCAACCATGTGGACGATCTGAGACAGCAGGGTGTCGGAGCCGACCCGCTCGGCCTGCATGACCAACGACCCGGTTCCGTTGACCGTCGCGCCGATCACCGCCTCGCCCGGCCCCTTCTCAACCGGAATCGGCTCACCCGTGACCATGGACTCGTCTATCGAGCTCGTTCCCTGCACCACGACACCGTCCACTGGCACCTTCTCGCCCGGTCTCACGCGAAGCCGATCCCCGGGCTGGATCTCTTCCAGAGGTACGTCCTGTTCGGTACCGTCCTCGCGAATCATTCGGGCCGTCTTGGGCGCCAGACCGAGCAGTGCCTTGATCGCAGCTCCGGTCTTGCTCCTCGCCCGCAGCTCGAGCACCTGCCCAAGCAGCACCAGGGTCGTGATCACGGCAGCTGCCTCGAAGTAGACCGCGACCTGTCCGCCTTCGCTGCGAAAGGACGCCGGGAAGATCCCCGGCAGGATCTCCGCGACGAAGCTGTAGACATACGCGACCCCGACTCCCAAGCCGATCAACGTGAACATGTTGAGGCTCCGATTGACGATCGACTTCCAGCCTCGAACGAAAAACGGCCAGCCGCCCCAGAGGACTACCGGAGTCGCGAGGAGAAGCTCGACGACTCCCAGAGCTCGGGGAGAAGCGAGGCGACCGAGAAAGGCAAGACCGAGAGCATCGGACATCGCGATCACGACCAACGGCACGGTCAGCACGGCGCTCACCCAGAACCGCCGGGTCATATCGGCGAGCTCGGCGTTCTCTTCGTCCTCCGCAACACCTCCGATCGGTTCGAGTGCCATACCGCAGATCGGACAATCTCCGGGCTCGTCTCGTACGACCTCCGGGTGCATCGGGCAAGTCCACTGCGTCGACTTCGACACCTGGAATCCTGCGACGCGCTCCAGGCTCATGCCGCACTTGGGGCAATCGCCCGGTTCGTCGGTGACGATCTCCGGGTGCATCGGGCAGGTGTAGGTGCCGGGCCGGGCCTTGGTCCCCGAGTCGGGCGGCGGCGCCTCATGGCCATCATGGCAGCAGTCGTCCTGCCGCTCAGCACCGGCGCCTCCTGCACCGTTCTTGTTGTGTGAAGCGTCGTGTTGGCTGTGTGTATTCGAGTGGTGCCCCGAGGTCATTCCAAGTTTCCTTTCAGAGATACCCGCGCCGGTTGGCGCCGGAGGATCCAGATGAGCAGGGTTGGCACGGCCAGCCACTGCAACAACGGCAAGAGGCCTACTCCGAAGACGAGCGGCATGGCCGCCGCATAGGCCCAACTTTCTCGAATCGTGGTATTGAACCACTCGCTCCAGATCGTGTAGGCGAGCCCTACCCCGATAAACACTGCCGCAACGGCGTTGCCGCGATCTACCGGCCAGCGCCTGGAGCGCGAAATCGCGGCGGTAACCAGGAAGGCTCCGAGGAGAATCAGTACGTCGCCGACCGTGCAGTGAAAACGGCTCCAGACCACGTATCGCCACCCGTTCGCGTGATCCACATAGAAGGCCGACTGCGCGAACTCCCAGACAGCATTGAGCCCAAAG encodes the following:
- a CDS encoding copper-translocating P-type ATPase, which translates into the protein MHPEIVTDEPGDCPKCGMSLERVAGFQVSKSTQWTCPMHPEVVRDEPGDCPICGMALEPIGGVAEDEENAELADMTRRFWVSAVLTVPLVVIAMSDALGLAFLGRLASPRALGVVELLLATPVVLWGGWPFFVRGWKSIVNRSLNMFTLIGLGVGVAYVYSFVAEILPGIFPASFRSEGGQVAVYFEAAAVITTLVLLGQVLELRARSKTGAAIKALLGLAPKTARMIREDGTEQDVPLEEIQPGDRLRVRPGEKVPVDGVVVQGTSSIDESMVTGEPIPVEKGPGEAVIGATVNGTGSLVMQAERVGSDTLLSQIVHMVAEAQRSRAPIQKLADVVAGYFVPAVVVIAIVTFAVWALIGPEPAMAFALINAVAVLIIACPCALGLATPMSIMVATGKGATTGVLFRDAEAIETLRKVDTLVVDKTGTLTVGKPELMTVHAVKGWDESELLRLAASLERGSEHPLAESIVTGAEERGVDLVNTDHFESITGKGVRGLVAERRVALGNQALMVDVGADAGELTGFAEELRRDGQTVMFVAIDGRPAGLIGVADPIKDTTPEAIAQLHRERVRVVMLTGDSRTTAEAVAKKLDIDEVDAEVLPEQKAAIVKRLQSEGHVVAMAGDGVNDAPALAQAEVGIAMGTGTDVAMESAGVTLVKGDLTGIVRARVLSRATMRNIRQNLFFAFIYNALGVPVAAGVLYPFFGILLSPIIAAAAMSFSSVSVIANALRLRSTRI